A genomic segment from Parachlamydiales bacterium encodes:
- a CDS encoding branched-chain amino acid transport system II carrier protein, which produces MNKERTLALTTGLALFCMFFGSGNLVFPLIVGTFAGANTFWATLGLILTAVFMPLLGCIGILLYKGEPSEFFKPLGRKGFLLFSFACLALMGPFGVLARCLTVAHGTFIYVMPDVSLATFSLVSCILLFGAALFRDQIMKLLGNWLTPLLLLSLGGIFVFCLLNAAVKTTIETTVWEAFAMGSSQGYQTMDLMASLFFSGFVIAQLRTQTENSSVMMRVFFRAVIVAGLLLATVYAGLVFLGFQYSALLTEVSPQSMLATIVLHVLGTWGGAVVCVAFALACYTTALVLTVLFSDFIRKEFVNNKVPEWSTLLLTLVCAFAISTLDFSGIAEFLAPILETSYPFLIAFTVWNIVRALWSPSPKMAISE; this is translated from the coding sequence ATGAATAAAGAGAGAACTCTTGCGCTTACTACCGGTTTAGCGCTTTTTTGTATGTTTTTCGGTTCGGGTAATCTAGTCTTTCCTTTGATTGTAGGAACTTTTGCTGGGGCAAATACTTTTTGGGCCACGCTAGGCTTAATTTTAACAGCTGTCTTTATGCCCTTGCTAGGTTGCATCGGCATTCTTTTATATAAGGGCGAACCGTCAGAATTTTTCAAGCCTCTAGGTCGCAAAGGATTTCTACTATTCTCCTTTGCATGTTTAGCATTGATGGGCCCATTTGGTGTATTAGCACGGTGCTTAACTGTAGCTCATGGGACATTCATCTATGTTATGCCGGATGTATCGCTCGCAACTTTTAGCCTAGTATCTTGCATTTTACTTTTTGGCGCTGCGTTGTTCCGCGATCAAATTATGAAATTACTTGGAAATTGGCTAACGCCTTTACTTTTGCTTTCCTTAGGAGGAATTTTTGTTTTTTGCTTATTGAACGCCGCTGTCAAGACTACCATTGAAACAACGGTTTGGGAAGCTTTTGCTATGGGATCCTCGCAAGGTTATCAAACCATGGATCTGATGGCTTCGCTCTTCTTTTCAGGGTTTGTCATCGCCCAGCTTAGAACGCAGACTGAAAATTCTTCTGTGATGATGAGAGTATTTTTCCGGGCCGTTATTGTAGCAGGATTATTACTAGCTACAGTATATGCCGGATTAGTCTTCTTAGGATTTCAATATTCCGCTCTTTTGACGGAAGTGAGTCCGCAAAGCATGTTGGCCACGATAGTTTTGCATGTCTTAGGGACCTGGGGCGGTGCTGTTGTCTGTGTAGCTTTTGCCTTGGCCTGCTATACCACAGCCTTAGTACTGACTGTCTTATTTTCTGATTTTATACGCAAAGAATTCGTTAATAATAAGGTACCTGAATGGTCCACTTTATTGTTGACACTGGTATGCGCCTTTGCAATCTCTACCTTGGACTTTTCTGGAATTGCAGAATTCTTAGCCCCTATATTAGAGACGTCATACCCATTTCTTATTGCTTTTACAGTATGGAATATTGTTAGAGCTTTATGGAGTCCAAGCCCAAAGATGGCTATATCCGAATAA
- the acpP gene encoding acyl carrier protein — translation MSLEQEVIDIVAEQLGVDKEEVTLSKSFVEDLNADSLDLTELMMTFESRFDCEIAEDEASKLRTVGDVVAYIQKRRAETGAQ, via the coding sequence ATGTCTTTAGAACAAGAAGTTATCGATATCGTGGCAGAACAGCTAGGTGTTGATAAGGAAGAAGTAACGTTATCAAAGTCTTTCGTAGAAGATCTAAATGCTGATTCATTAGATCTAACTGAACTTATGATGACTTTTGAATCCCGTTTTGACTGCGAGATCGCAGAAGATGAAGCAAGCAAGCTACGTACAGTAGGCGATGTGGTTGCTTACATCCAAAAACGCCGCGCAGAGACCGGCGCTCAATAA
- the fabG gene encoding 3-oxoacyl-ACP reductase FabG, with amino-acid sequence MQSPQLLKGQDAIITGGTSGIGKAIAETFLQQGARVAIVGSNKEKGELAAKELAQNCHEGQIYFYQIDVSNKESVDQGIKDILAKFGKVDILVNNAGITRDQLLMKMTEEDWDIIMDVNAKSCFFLSQALIRPMLKARQGRIINMSSIVGISGNAGQANYAASKAAIIGFTRALAKEVASRNILVNCIAPGFIQTPMTHELNDLQKETILAKIPLGRMGEASDIAQMALFLASPMAKYITGQVFVVDGGMTIT; translated from the coding sequence ATGCAATCCCCACAACTTTTGAAAGGACAAGATGCCATTATTACCGGGGGTACTAGCGGCATTGGAAAAGCAATTGCGGAAACTTTTCTACAGCAAGGGGCTCGTGTAGCCATCGTGGGCAGCAACAAGGAAAAAGGCGAGCTCGCTGCCAAAGAGCTAGCTCAGAATTGTCACGAAGGTCAGATCTATTTCTATCAGATCGATGTCTCCAATAAAGAAAGTGTTGACCAAGGCATCAAAGATATCCTAGCTAAATTCGGTAAAGTCGATATCCTCGTCAATAATGCAGGTATTACCCGCGACCAGCTTCTCATGAAAATGACCGAAGAAGACTGGGATATTATTATGGATGTGAATGCGAAATCGTGTTTTTTCCTCTCCCAAGCTCTCATCCGTCCCATGTTGAAAGCTCGTCAAGGGCGCATCATTAATATGAGCTCTATCGTGGGTATCTCAGGTAATGCCGGACAAGCCAATTATGCTGCATCCAAAGCCGCTATTATAGGCTTTACCCGCGCACTCGCTAAAGAGGTCGCTTCAAGGAATATTCTCGTGAACTGTATCGCGCCGGGATTTATCCAAACTCCCATGACACACGAGTTGAATGATTTACAAAAAGAAACTATCCTTGCTAAAATTCCACTCGGAAGAATGGGCGAGGCATCCGACATTGCACAAATGGCTCTCTTTTTAGCCAGTCCCATGGCCAAATACATCACAGGCCAAGTATTTGTGGTTGATGGCGGCATGACAATTACATAA
- a CDS encoding inorganic phosphate transporter — MEMTLALVVITVVVALIFDFVNGFHDSANSIATIVSTQVLKPQAAVVWAAFFNFIAMFIFAPRVADTIARIVKINPQDSMYVNVILYGLLGATIWDLVTWWWKLPTSSSHALIGGLSGAGAAHGGWEVLNWPSLFEISIFIFIAPLMGFALGMFFMVAISWIFQNWGPARVNNIFRKGQFVSAALYSIGHGANDAQKTMGIIVAVLFAAKLVPRDLELSLYDPDTLWIILSCQIAMALGTAFGGWRIVKTMAMKVTKLRPVGGFCAESAGTVTLYLATYLGVPVSTTHTIVGSIIGVGSLGNKVSAVKWGIAQKIAWAWILTIPASAGIASLIYLLTSYIK, encoded by the coding sequence ATGGAAATGACCCTAGCACTGGTTGTTATCACAGTTGTAGTAGCCCTTATTTTTGATTTTGTCAACGGCTTTCATGATTCTGCCAATTCTATAGCGACGATTGTATCTACACAAGTTCTTAAACCTCAAGCTGCGGTGGTCTGGGCTGCCTTTTTTAATTTTATCGCTATGTTTATTTTTGCTCCGCGTGTCGCTGATACTATTGCACGGATTGTGAAAATCAATCCGCAGGATTCAATGTATGTGAATGTTATTTTGTATGGTCTTTTAGGCGCTACTATTTGGGACCTTGTTACATGGTGGTGGAAACTACCGACAAGCTCATCCCACGCATTAATAGGGGGCTTATCAGGGGCAGGTGCAGCACACGGTGGCTGGGAAGTGTTAAATTGGCCCAGTTTATTTGAAATCAGTATTTTTATCTTCATCGCTCCTCTAATGGGATTTGCTTTAGGCATGTTTTTTATGGTGGCGATCTCTTGGATTTTTCAGAATTGGGGGCCCGCGCGTGTCAACAACATTTTCCGTAAAGGGCAGTTTGTTTCGGCCGCATTATATTCAATTGGGCACGGCGCAAACGACGCACAAAAAACAATGGGCATTATTGTGGCTGTTTTATTCGCTGCAAAACTTGTTCCGCGCGATCTCGAGCTTTCTCTTTATGATCCTGATACCTTATGGATTATTCTTTCCTGCCAAATTGCGATGGCATTAGGGACCGCTTTTGGCGGCTGGCGTATTGTCAAAACGATGGCGATGAAAGTCACTAAACTTCGTCCTGTCGGTGGTTTCTGTGCCGAATCTGCCGGTACAGTGACTTTATATTTGGCGACGTATTTGGGTGTCCCTGTCTCCACAACACATACAATTGTGGGTTCTATCATTGGAGTAGGGTCGCTGGGAAATAAGGTATCTGCTGTCAAATGGGGAATTGCCCAAAAAATTGCCTGGGCTTGGATATTAACAATTCCTGCTTCTGCCGGAATTGCATCTCTTATCTATTTGTTGACTTCATATATAAAATAA
- the fabD gene encoding ACP S-malonyltransferase, with the protein MNKRYVFIFPGQGAQYVGMGKDFIQEFPIVRQTMEEANDLLGKDIQKIILEGPEELLTETANSQVAIYILSLAYLRALKQLAPHLTPTFTAGLSLGEYTALTAAGYLPFEQGLALVHLRGQAMNDACAQNPGTMAVVLGLNASQVEEAVRETALPHDLWAANFNSPGQIVISGTLKGIEAGTAVLTRKGAKRILPLKVHGAFHSGLMSSAAARLKEAIAETQWKQGSIPVAMNTTGRLSENLEEIKQLLTEQVTSPVRWEQSILTLEEQGVDAYIEIGCGKALSGFNKRIGVKAPTYSIEKTTDLAGLEELFATRN; encoded by the coding sequence ATGAACAAACGATACGTATTTATTTTTCCCGGACAAGGAGCCCAATATGTGGGGATGGGAAAGGACTTTATCCAGGAATTCCCAATCGTCCGTCAAACAATGGAAGAAGCTAACGACCTGCTAGGAAAAGATATACAGAAAATCATTCTGGAAGGCCCTGAAGAACTTCTCACTGAAACAGCCAATAGCCAAGTCGCCATCTACATCCTAAGTCTTGCCTACCTGCGTGCTTTAAAACAGCTAGCTCCACACCTGACCCCCACTTTCACTGCAGGCTTAAGCCTAGGCGAATATACTGCTTTGACTGCCGCCGGCTACCTACCCTTCGAACAAGGCCTGGCTTTGGTACACTTACGCGGACAAGCGATGAATGACGCCTGCGCGCAAAATCCCGGAACAATGGCAGTCGTCCTTGGGTTGAACGCTTCTCAAGTGGAAGAGGCTGTCCGCGAAACTGCTCTCCCCCATGATCTATGGGCAGCTAATTTCAATAGCCCAGGACAAATCGTTATTTCCGGTACCCTGAAAGGTATCGAAGCCGGAACAGCAGTCCTTACCCGTAAGGGAGCCAAGCGCATCCTGCCCCTTAAAGTTCATGGAGCATTCCATAGCGGTCTTATGAGCTCGGCTGCGGCCAGGCTTAAAGAGGCTATTGCTGAAACCCAATGGAAGCAAGGCTCAATACCGGTAGCAATGAATACCACAGGCCGCCTTTCCGAAAATCTCGAAGAAATTAAACAGCTTCTGACTGAACAAGTCACTTCACCTGTACGTTGGGAACAATCTATCCTTACTCTTGAAGAGCAAGGTGTCGATGCTTATATCGAAATAGGGTGCGGCAAAGCTCTCAGTGGATTTAATAAACGCATCGGTGTAAAAGCCCCTACCTATTCCATAGAGAAGACTACCGATCTTGCCGGTCTGGAAGAACTATTTGCAACAAGGAACTAA
- a CDS encoding amino acid carrier protein encodes MLESFFDLLSIIDSFFWSYVAFILIMFLGCLLTIQARFFQLRALPSIFKTFVQLMKTSTSDERGVHPLKAFFASVGGMIGIGNMVGIVTAIQIGGPGALVWVWVAALIGGVIKYSEIYLGLKNRVKNDRGGYDGGPMYFLRAAFNNTWVPFLIAIMLCIYGVEIYQFAVISDSVATNFDLNRYGVIAAIICMVVYASVGGIPRVGKICSLVMPSFVVLYLVMGGWVLLQEITLLPGILKDVFVAAFSGHAAVGGFAGSSVLLAIQHGIARAAYSGDIGIGYDSIIQSESSTVYPERQARLAVLGICIDTIVCTVSILIVLLTGVWKVETPIESSQLIQTALSNYFPYMHVFMPVFIFIAGYTTMIAYFCVGIKCARFVHPKYGKMAYIIYGVCSLVFFSFFDQTQALIIMSISGAILLSVNLVGIYMLRHQIRFEQEVEVPVDDVRERVCVVLD; translated from the coding sequence ATGTTAGAATCTTTTTTTGATCTCCTATCTATTATAGATAGTTTCTTTTGGAGTTACGTTGCTTTTATTTTGATTATGTTTCTAGGCTGCTTGTTGACTATCCAAGCACGTTTCTTCCAACTACGCGCTCTGCCCTCCATTTTCAAGACCTTTGTCCAGTTGATGAAAACATCCACAAGCGACGAGCGCGGCGTCCACCCGCTTAAAGCATTTTTCGCCTCAGTAGGGGGAATGATCGGCATCGGTAATATGGTCGGTATCGTCACCGCCATCCAAATAGGCGGACCCGGTGCCCTAGTTTGGGTATGGGTTGCAGCCCTTATCGGCGGAGTCATAAAATACTCCGAGATCTACCTTGGCCTTAAAAACAGAGTGAAAAATGACCGCGGCGGCTACGACGGTGGCCCCATGTATTTCCTACGCGCAGCCTTCAACAATACCTGGGTTCCCTTTCTGATTGCGATCATGCTTTGCATCTACGGAGTGGAGATCTATCAGTTTGCAGTCATTTCCGATAGCGTAGCGACAAATTTTGACTTGAACCGTTATGGCGTCATTGCTGCAATTATCTGTATGGTCGTTTATGCTAGTGTAGGCGGCATTCCACGCGTAGGGAAAATCTGCAGCTTGGTCATGCCCAGCTTTGTTGTCCTATACTTAGTTATGGGAGGATGGGTGCTGCTGCAAGAAATTACGCTTCTGCCAGGAATCCTGAAGGATGTCTTTGTCGCTGCCTTCTCAGGTCATGCTGCTGTGGGAGGCTTTGCCGGTAGCAGTGTGTTACTTGCAATACAACATGGTATTGCCCGTGCAGCGTATTCCGGCGATATAGGTATCGGCTATGATTCCATCATCCAAAGTGAGTCCAGCACAGTCTATCCCGAACGTCAAGCACGTTTGGCTGTACTTGGAATCTGCATTGACACAATCGTCTGCACAGTAAGCATCCTGATTGTATTGTTGACAGGGGTATGGAAAGTTGAGACCCCTATCGAAAGCTCCCAGCTTATCCAAACAGCGTTGAGCAACTACTTTCCCTACATGCATGTATTCATGCCCGTATTTATTTTCATTGCAGGCTATACCACAATGATCGCCTACTTTTGTGTAGGAATCAAATGTGCACGCTTCGTCCATCCAAAATATGGCAAAATGGCTTATATCATTTATGGAGTATGCTCCTTGGTGTTCTTCTCATTTTTCGACCAGACTCAAGCATTGATCATAATGTCCATTTCAGGGGCAATTTTGCTGTCGGTAAACTTGGTAGGCATATACATGCTTAGACATCAGATTCGTTTTGAGCAGGAAGTGGAAGTGCCTGTTGATGACGTGAGAGAGAGAGTTTGCGTAGTTTTGGATTAG
- a CDS encoding aldo/keto reductase: MKNIPLIGPMPAIGLGTWRLNGKQCEETIKIALDLGYRHIDTADVYENHAAVGAGIQKFPREKLFLVSKIINDELQPQNVKRACERILKELNTPYLDLLLIHWPSKDIPINDTLEAMSELIPAHLVKYIGISNFMKSHLESIQRDRFHILTNQIEMHPFLQEKELVDYCQKIGVIVTAYRPIAKGIISENDTLLEIGERYHKTPVQVALRWFYQKGVVTIPKAGSENHLLENISIFDFELSESDMKSISGLETGMRLVNR; the protein is encoded by the coding sequence ATGAAGAATATCCCCCTAATTGGCCCTATGCCTGCTATAGGATTGGGAACATGGCGCCTTAATGGCAAGCAGTGCGAAGAGACAATTAAAATAGCTCTAGATTTGGGCTATCGTCATATTGACACAGCGGATGTTTATGAGAATCACGCAGCTGTCGGCGCGGGTATCCAAAAATTTCCGCGCGAAAAACTTTTCCTTGTTTCAAAGATCATCAACGATGAGCTGCAACCGCAAAATGTCAAACGTGCGTGTGAGCGGATACTTAAAGAGTTGAATACGCCCTATCTCGACTTATTGTTGATCCACTGGCCTTCTAAGGATATCCCCATAAATGATACCCTAGAGGCAATGTCGGAGCTAATCCCAGCCCATTTGGTAAAATACATAGGAATTAGCAATTTTATGAAGTCCCACTTGGAGTCCATCCAGCGGGATAGATTTCATATTTTAACTAACCAGATTGAAATGCACCCCTTCCTCCAAGAAAAAGAACTCGTCGACTACTGTCAAAAGATCGGAGTGATTGTTACAGCTTACAGACCCATAGCCAAAGGCATTATTAGCGAAAATGACACATTGCTCGAGATCGGTGAGCGTTATCATAAAACTCCTGTTCAAGTGGCATTGCGATGGTTTTATCAGAAAGGGGTGGTCACTATCCCTAAAGCAGGCTCTGAAAATCATCTTTTGGAGAATATTTCCATTTTTGATTTTGAGCTTTCAGAGAGTGATATGAAATCTATCAGCGGCTTGGAAACAGGGATGCGACTAGTAAATAGATAA
- a CDS encoding DUF47 family protein: MFSSLLPYKTDYFEFFAKHAAIVVEAAEKFKEMVSHERLSCSNHKVIKQYEHEADIIVHACLESLHKTFITPIDRDDIYRLMTRMDDIIDCIDEAFERIIIYKIETLTEETRLFADVICRAAVQVQKAVNRLHEIGDGVEIAAICASIHVLENEADDILRSSLGKLFEEEPDTRMVIKWKEIYDNLEKATDSCVHASDVIQGIILEYV; this comes from the coding sequence ATGTTTTCCAGTTTATTACCTTATAAAACAGATTATTTCGAATTTTTCGCTAAACATGCTGCCATAGTTGTTGAAGCTGCAGAGAAATTCAAAGAGATGGTTTCCCACGAAAGGTTATCATGCAGTAATCATAAGGTCATTAAGCAATATGAACATGAGGCTGACATTATTGTTCATGCTTGCTTAGAGTCTTTACATAAGACGTTCATTACTCCTATCGATAGAGATGATATCTATAGGTTGATGACTAGAATGGACGATATTATCGACTGTATTGACGAGGCTTTTGAACGGATTATCATTTACAAAATAGAGACTTTAACCGAGGAAACACGCCTTTTTGCAGATGTGATCTGCCGTGCTGCTGTACAAGTGCAGAAAGCTGTAAATAGGTTGCATGAAATAGGGGATGGAGTGGAAATCGCGGCGATTTGCGCATCGATACACGTCTTGGAAAACGAGGCTGACGATATTCTTAGAAGCTCTTTAGGGAAATTATTCGAGGAAGAGCCTGATACACGCATGGTCATCAAATGGAAGGAAATCTACGATAACTTAGAAAAGGCGACAGATAGCTGCGTTCACGCATCAGACGTCATTCAAGGTATTATTCTGGAGTACGTCTAA
- a CDS encoding DUF4239 domain-containing protein: MLWDYLESLPWSLGALIMVVGLVLFAIAGVLIVRKTINQKTLRSHHDVAAVVFANVGVLYAVLLGFTVVNVQTRFDKIKETAHLEASYLAELFRDSEVFPEANKIEIRTALRNYGKSVLTDEWVTMNQKNFSILVNQNLHNVWKAYYAIEPKTNREIAWYNQSIDKLNNLMTTRLTRILGSKESLGGEMWSLLLIGGFVLTGFMGFFGLENLTSHIMMASILAAVTAFLLFLIYSLDTPFSGNLTVSTTVYDNVLKLLN, translated from the coding sequence ATGCTTTGGGATTATCTGGAATCGCTGCCTTGGTCGTTAGGCGCACTTATCATGGTGGTAGGCTTGGTATTGTTCGCCATCGCAGGAGTGTTGATCGTACGTAAAACCATTAATCAAAAAACACTGCGGTCCCATCACGATGTAGCCGCTGTTGTTTTTGCCAATGTGGGTGTCCTCTATGCTGTTTTACTGGGATTCACCGTAGTGAATGTGCAGACACGATTTGATAAAATAAAAGAAACTGCGCACTTGGAAGCCTCCTATTTAGCCGAACTTTTCCGCGACTCTGAAGTCTTTCCCGAGGCTAATAAAATTGAAATCCGTACCGCACTAAGAAACTATGGTAAGAGTGTGCTCACAGATGAGTGGGTCACTATGAATCAAAAAAATTTCAGTATCTTAGTCAATCAAAACTTGCATAACGTATGGAAAGCCTACTATGCAATAGAACCTAAAACTAACCGTGAAATTGCCTGGTATAATCAATCCATAGATAAACTTAACAACTTAATGACAACCCGCTTAACACGCATATTGGGAAGCAAAGAATCCCTAGGTGGAGAAATGTGGTCCTTACTGTTGATCGGAGGCTTTGTTTTGACAGGATTTATGGGCTTCTTTGGCTTAGAAAACCTAACCTCGCATATTATGATGGCTTCGATACTTGCAGCTGTAACAGCCTTCCTACTTTTTTTAATTTACTCGCTGGATACGCCCTTTTCCGGAAATCTAACCGTCTCTACGACAGTCTATGATAACGTACTGAAGCTGCTAAACTGA